From Schaalia sp. ZJ405, one genomic window encodes:
- a CDS encoding PTS transporter subunit IIC: MTDTALAHTSSNGEKLSTGEVSSSFMEPKSRLRTTMRILAQRIFIEGLTGMAHGLFATLIIGTILVQIGTFIPGGVGETVIMLGKVAQSITGAGIGIGAAYRLKSSTFVLISAGVAGQIGALAAGLLAGTTLVSTDSGTALQLTGPGEPLGAFIAAYVAIEVGRVVSGKTPVDILVTPLTTIIAGGGVGLLVGPPISSTMRALGNVVNWGTERQPFVMGIIVAVIMGIVLTLPISSAALGIILGLSGLAAGAATIGCVTQMVGFAAASFRENRWSGVLAQGLGTSMLQVPNIVRHPLIWIPPTLASAILGPVSSVLLHMESNAVGSGMGSAGLVGQIMTWNVMGATTPHLQLAVTILLFHFVAPALLTLGISEFMRKQGWIKPGDMALPQA; this comes from the coding sequence ATGACAGACACCGCGCTCGCTCACACGTCGAGCAACGGCGAGAAACTGAGCACAGGTGAGGTCTCGTCCTCGTTCATGGAACCGAAATCCCGCCTGAGAACAACGATGAGGATCCTTGCGCAACGAATCTTTATCGAGGGGCTGACGGGGATGGCCCACGGCCTTTTCGCAACCCTCATCATCGGGACGATTCTCGTGCAGATCGGGACTTTCATTCCCGGTGGAGTCGGAGAAACCGTCATCATGCTGGGGAAAGTCGCGCAGTCAATCACGGGGGCTGGGATTGGAATCGGTGCAGCGTATCGACTTAAATCTTCAACTTTCGTTCTGATCTCAGCGGGAGTTGCCGGCCAGATTGGGGCGCTCGCCGCCGGGCTCCTCGCCGGAACAACTCTGGTGTCCACCGACTCCGGAACGGCGCTTCAGCTCACGGGCCCCGGAGAACCCCTCGGTGCGTTCATCGCCGCTTACGTGGCCATCGAAGTTGGACGAGTGGTCAGCGGGAAAACTCCCGTCGACATTCTCGTTACGCCCCTGACCACGATCATTGCCGGTGGTGGAGTGGGGCTGCTTGTTGGCCCTCCCATCTCCAGCACCATGCGTGCGTTAGGTAACGTTGTCAACTGGGGGACTGAACGTCAGCCCTTCGTCATGGGAATCATCGTTGCCGTCATCATGGGAATCGTCCTGACTCTCCCGATTTCTTCGGCTGCCCTGGGGATCATCCTCGGGCTCTCAGGTCTGGCGGCGGGGGCAGCGACCATCGGCTGCGTGACACAGATGGTCGGTTTCGCCGCCGCGTCATTTCGTGAGAACCGCTGGTCCGGGGTGCTCGCTCAAGGGCTGGGAACGTCAATGCTTCAAGTTCCCAACATTGTGCGCCATCCGCTGATTTGGATTCCACCAACGCTTGCCTCGGCGATTCTTGGTCCGGTGTCCTCCGTTCTTCTCCACATGGAATCCAATGCCGTGGGATCTGGCATGGGGTCGGCGGGACTTGTCGGGCAGATCATGACGTGGAACGTCATGGGGGCAACAACACCGCACCTTCAGCTCGCGGTGACGATCCTGCTCTTTCACTTCGTTGCTCCTGCGCTGCTCACCCTGGGGATCAGCGAATTTATGCGCAAACAGGGGTGGATCAAGCCCGGAGATATGGCGCTGCCTCAAGCCTAA
- a CDS encoding lipoate--protein ligase family protein, translating to MHGEYKVPGGKLVVVDLEVDADVLTEVKVSGDFFLNPDSALDRINGAIEGAPVSANSKELAARVRNALAPDDELLGITPDAVGIAVRRALGVALDWSDIDFEVIHGPTVAPIINVALDETLVEEVAAGRRKPFMRLWEWEGPQVVIGSFQSYDNEIQQDGVDRHGITVSRRVTGGGAMFMESGNCVTYSLVIPTALVEGMSFEQSYPFLDQWVMEVLEKLGIKARYVPLNDIASEKGKIGGAAQKRWANGYMVHHVTMAYDIDAEKMNEVLRIGMEKIRDKGTRSAVKRVDPMRSQTGLPRAAVIETFYNYFKEKYRATPGEITERDLEIARERCETKFATKEWIYRIP from the coding sequence ATGCATGGTGAATACAAAGTCCCCGGTGGAAAGCTCGTCGTCGTTGACCTGGAAGTCGATGCGGACGTTCTCACCGAGGTTAAGGTCTCTGGAGACTTCTTCCTAAACCCCGACTCCGCGCTTGACCGGATTAACGGCGCGATTGAGGGGGCACCGGTTTCGGCGAATTCCAAGGAACTTGCCGCACGTGTACGCAACGCGTTAGCGCCTGACGATGAACTCCTGGGGATCACCCCGGACGCGGTGGGGATTGCGGTTCGCCGTGCCCTTGGTGTGGCCCTCGACTGGTCGGACATTGATTTCGAGGTGATCCACGGGCCAACGGTTGCGCCGATTATTAATGTTGCTCTTGATGAGACCCTTGTTGAGGAAGTCGCAGCTGGGCGTCGCAAACCCTTTATGCGTCTGTGGGAATGGGAAGGCCCGCAGGTTGTTATCGGTTCTTTCCAGTCCTACGACAACGAAATCCAACAGGATGGGGTGGATCGCCACGGCATTACCGTTTCGCGTCGCGTCACCGGTGGTGGAGCGATGTTCATGGAATCTGGGAACTGCGTGACGTACTCCTTGGTGATTCCGACTGCGCTCGTCGAAGGGATGAGCTTTGAGCAGTCCTATCCATTCCTTGATCAGTGGGTGATGGAGGTTCTGGAAAAGCTCGGGATCAAAGCAAGGTACGTCCCCCTCAACGACATTGCCTCAGAGAAAGGGAAGATCGGCGGAGCCGCTCAAAAACGTTGGGCTAACGGCTATATGGTGCATCACGTGACGATGGCGTATGACATTGACGCTGAGAAGATGAACGAGGTCCTGCGTATTGGCATGGAGAAGATCCGGGACAAGGGGACGCGCAGCGCGGTGAAAAGAGTTGATCCGATGCGTTCGCAGACCGGTTTGCCTCGAGCAGCCGTCATCGAGACTTTCTATAACTACTTCAAGGAGAAATATCGCGCGACACCCGGTGAGATCACCGAACGCGACCTCGAGATTGCCCGCGAACGGTGCGAAACGAAGTTCGCGACGAAGGAATGGATCTACCGAATCCCCTGA
- a CDS encoding YggS family pyridoxal phosphate-dependent enzyme, which translates to MTISQAIAQAYERIDGAVQAAGRRDHVSMEIAVKTRTGDECFQAAAALESFGQPVLLGHNRVQEARGTAEDIRRVPGARIHLIGPLQTNKINQALRCIDLIESVDSLKLVAALDQRTPKPLPVYVEVNVSGEDTKHGCFPGEVDAIVDAVMSCVNLTLAGFMTVGLNSPDEKPVREAYTHLRKIREATSVRLDIPVSDLELSMGMSRDLEWAIAEGATIVRLGTAIFGSRPAQ; encoded by the coding sequence ATGACAATCTCGCAGGCCATCGCGCAGGCTTATGAACGCATAGACGGGGCTGTCCAGGCGGCTGGACGCCGTGATCACGTGTCTATGGAGATCGCCGTCAAAACCCGCACCGGCGACGAATGTTTCCAAGCAGCAGCTGCCCTTGAGTCCTTCGGGCAGCCCGTTCTCCTCGGGCACAACAGAGTCCAAGAAGCCCGGGGCACTGCCGAGGATATCCGCCGTGTTCCCGGTGCCCGCATCCACCTCATTGGCCCACTCCAGACAAATAAAATTAACCAGGCTCTCAGATGCATTGATCTCATCGAATCGGTGGATTCGTTGAAACTTGTTGCTGCACTTGATCAGCGCACTCCCAAGCCTCTGCCCGTCTATGTGGAGGTCAACGTCTCTGGCGAAGACACGAAGCACGGATGTTTCCCAGGCGAGGTCGACGCGATTGTCGACGCCGTGATGTCGTGCGTAAATCTCACCCTCGCGGGTTTCATGACGGTCGGCCTGAATTCACCGGACGAAAAACCCGTGCGAGAGGCCTACACTCACTTGCGCAAGATCCGCGAGGCAACGTCGGTGCGCCTCGACATTCCCGTCTCCGACCTGGAACTGTCAATGGGGATGTCACGCGACCTTGAGTGGGCAATTGCCGAGGGCGCAACGATCGTTCGCTTAGGTACCGCAATTTTTGGTTCCCGACCGGCGCAGTAG
- the ybaK gene encoding Cys-tRNA(Pro) deacylase, with product MKKGAGPTRAIEALTSANIPFTVYEYEHSPRARTFGEETVEKLGVDPAMAFKTLLVRLNSGEYVVGIVPVSSHLSLKLIAKAAGAKSADMADPRVAERRTGYVVGGISPLGQTTEHRVFIDESCLDHETMLVSGGRRGLSVELSPLDLVEATNAHVVDIQALN from the coding sequence ATGAAGAAAGGGGCCGGTCCAACCCGGGCAATCGAAGCACTGACGTCGGCGAATATCCCATTCACTGTCTATGAATACGAACACTCGCCCAGGGCACGGACCTTCGGAGAAGAAACCGTTGAAAAACTGGGTGTTGATCCGGCAATGGCATTTAAGACGCTGCTTGTACGTCTCAACTCGGGCGAATACGTGGTCGGTATTGTCCCCGTGTCCTCGCATCTGTCACTCAAACTCATCGCGAAAGCTGCCGGAGCAAAAAGCGCGGACATGGCGGACCCGCGCGTGGCGGAGCGTCGGACCGGCTATGTTGTTGGCGGGATCTCACCGTTGGGCCAGACAACCGAGCATCGGGTTTTCATTGACGAATCCTGTCTCGATCACGAGACGATGCTCGTCTCTGGCGGAAGGCGAGGGCTTTCGGTCGAACTTTCTCCCCTCGACCTCGTTGAGGCCACCAACGCCCACGTCGTCGATATTCAAGCCCTGAACTAG
- a CDS encoding YccF domain-containing protein, translating to MRTLLNIIWLLFGGIWLWLAYMIVGLFACIFIITIPAAVACWRIAGYVLWPFGRRVVDMPGAGAGSCLMNLVWFFVAGLWLAISHVTTAFFQAITIIGIPLAIANLKLIPVTCFPFGKSVISDSQAPII from the coding sequence ATGCGTACGCTGCTCAACATCATCTGGTTGCTTTTCGGTGGAATTTGGCTGTGGTTGGCCTACATGATTGTCGGTCTCTTTGCCTGCATTTTCATCATCACGATTCCTGCCGCAGTTGCCTGCTGGCGAATCGCCGGATATGTCCTGTGGCCATTTGGCCGTCGGGTCGTTGACATGCCCGGCGCCGGTGCGGGTTCCTGCCTGATGAATCTCGTGTGGTTCTTTGTGGCCGGATTGTGGCTCGCAATCAGCCACGTCACCACCGCTTTCTTCCAGGCGATCACGATTATTGGGATTCCTTTGGCCATCGCGAACCTCAAACTTATTCCCGTGACCTGTTTCCCCTTCGGAAAGAGCGTAATCAGCGATTCGCAAGCACCGATCATCTGA
- a CDS encoding DEAD/DEAH box helicase — translation MSAPLNELLDDLEDSGVLDNEDALYEAFTSWAREAGKPLYPHQDEALLEILAGNHVIAATPTGSGKSMIALAAHFVSMAHGGRSFYTAPLKALVSEKFFDLVSLFGADNVGMVTGDVSLNADAPIICCTAEILANQSLRDGPTLDTDMVIIDEFHFYGDPQRGWAWQVPLLELTKPQFIAMSATLGDTSRFQAQWKQRTGRDVALVDNAERPVPLEFEYVVDRADDTVERLLAEERWPIYIVHFAQRDAVETAHSFDRRTLITAQQKETIAQELKTVSFGKGFGQQLRHLLSQGIGVHHAGMLPRYRRLVERLTQQGLLPIVCGTDTLGVGINVPIRTVLITSLVKFDGDKMRHISAREFHQIAGRAGRAGFDTVGFVRVLAPPHEVEASRERARLTAAQEQARDERELKRLKKKGAKKRKSSPDGKISWTRSTFDRLVGAAPEQLDSQFSLTHSMVLNVLAGAQEAGRDPGAHLVDLATMNDDPPKPANPHLRRLGEIYSSMRRAGVVEHVSQARAAADGLPRLRAATDLPDDFALNQPLSPFALAALELLDPQSPDFSLDVVSVVESVIEAPRPLLFAQQNAARGEAIASMKAEGMDYDERMEALESVTWPMPLADLLESAFSTYTQSNPWAMDLEISPKSVVREMIENAMTFTELVSRYDVGRSEGVILRYLTDTYRALRQILPDSVMTDEVTAIIEWLAALIRSVDSSLLDEWEALAQGRALTEPTDATGDERAFGADEEGNVAFSANRHAFRTAIRNSMFRRIELMSRDDVEGLARIDNGSEWTLDRWDHTLARFWAEHEWIRTDQEARSARYVSINEHPSREDVLLEGADTGQADVVDEAPEGSYWLVTQTIVDSDDALDWRMSALVDVAASNDRHAAVIQMLTVAPR, via the coding sequence ATGAGTGCTCCACTGAATGAACTCCTCGACGATCTCGAAGATTCGGGCGTCCTCGATAATGAGGACGCCCTGTATGAGGCGTTCACTTCGTGGGCACGCGAGGCTGGGAAACCCCTCTATCCCCATCAGGACGAGGCTCTGCTTGAAATCCTTGCGGGAAACCACGTCATCGCTGCAACACCAACGGGGTCGGGCAAGTCAATGATCGCGCTGGCCGCACACTTTGTGTCGATGGCGCATGGCGGGCGGTCTTTCTACACCGCGCCTCTGAAGGCGTTGGTGTCGGAAAAGTTCTTCGATCTGGTTTCCCTATTTGGCGCTGACAACGTCGGCATGGTCACCGGGGATGTCTCGCTGAACGCGGACGCGCCGATCATCTGCTGCACAGCGGAGATCCTCGCCAACCAGTCGCTGCGTGACGGACCCACTCTTGACACCGACATGGTGATCATTGACGAATTCCATTTTTATGGGGATCCGCAGCGCGGCTGGGCCTGGCAGGTTCCGCTTCTTGAACTGACGAAACCCCAGTTCATCGCCATGTCGGCAACCCTTGGTGACACCTCCCGTTTTCAGGCTCAGTGGAAGCAGCGCACCGGTCGCGATGTCGCTCTTGTTGACAATGCCGAGCGTCCGGTTCCCCTTGAATTTGAGTACGTTGTTGACCGAGCTGATGACACGGTTGAGCGACTGCTTGCTGAGGAACGCTGGCCGATCTATATCGTGCATTTTGCTCAACGAGACGCGGTTGAAACCGCACATTCTTTTGATCGGCGCACGCTGATCACAGCGCAGCAGAAGGAAACAATCGCCCAGGAGCTCAAGACCGTGAGCTTTGGGAAAGGCTTCGGACAGCAGCTACGCCACCTCTTGTCCCAGGGGATCGGTGTTCACCATGCGGGGATGTTGCCGAGGTATCGTCGCCTCGTTGAGAGACTGACGCAGCAGGGGCTTCTTCCCATCGTCTGTGGGACCGACACTTTGGGTGTCGGCATCAATGTCCCGATCCGTACCGTGCTCATCACGTCACTCGTGAAGTTTGACGGAGACAAGATGCGCCATATCAGCGCGCGTGAGTTCCATCAGATTGCCGGCCGAGCGGGACGGGCCGGATTCGATACTGTCGGTTTCGTTCGTGTTCTTGCCCCGCCACACGAGGTCGAGGCTTCACGTGAACGCGCTCGACTCACCGCCGCGCAGGAGCAGGCACGTGACGAGCGGGAGCTGAAGCGATTGAAGAAAAAGGGTGCGAAGAAACGTAAGAGTTCACCGGATGGGAAGATCTCGTGGACGCGCTCTACCTTTGATCGACTCGTCGGCGCTGCTCCCGAACAGTTGGACTCTCAGTTCTCTCTCACTCACTCGATGGTGCTTAACGTTTTGGCTGGCGCCCAAGAAGCCGGACGCGACCCCGGTGCCCACCTTGTTGATCTTGCAACAATGAACGACGATCCACCTAAGCCAGCAAACCCCCATCTGCGCAGGCTCGGAGAGATCTACTCATCGATGCGGCGCGCCGGCGTCGTCGAACACGTGTCGCAGGCACGTGCGGCAGCCGATGGCCTCCCACGCCTGAGAGCGGCAACAGATCTTCCTGATGACTTCGCCCTCAACCAACCACTCTCCCCATTCGCTTTGGCGGCGTTGGAGCTCCTTGACCCCCAGTCCCCAGACTTCAGCCTCGATGTTGTTTCCGTTGTCGAATCTGTGATCGAAGCCCCCAGACCTCTGCTCTTTGCCCAGCAGAATGCGGCCCGCGGTGAAGCCATTGCCTCAATGAAAGCTGAAGGCATGGACTACGACGAACGCATGGAGGCCTTGGAGTCTGTGACGTGGCCAATGCCCCTGGCTGACCTCCTGGAATCGGCGTTTTCAACCTATACGCAATCGAATCCGTGGGCGATGGACCTGGAGATTTCCCCTAAATCCGTCGTTCGCGAAATGATCGAGAACGCCATGACCTTTACCGAACTGGTTTCCCGCTACGACGTTGGCCGTTCCGAAGGTGTGATTCTGCGCTATCTGACAGACACCTACCGGGCGCTGCGTCAAATCCTCCCCGACTCGGTGATGACCGATGAGGTCACGGCGATCATTGAGTGGCTTGCCGCGCTGATTCGTTCCGTGGACTCGTCGCTGCTGGATGAATGGGAAGCACTCGCGCAAGGACGTGCCCTCACTGAGCCCACCGACGCAACGGGGGACGAACGTGCCTTTGGCGCCGATGAGGAAGGAAACGTCGCTTTCAGCGCGAATCGTCATGCTTTCCGCACGGCGATCCGCAATTCGATGTTCCGTCGAATCGAACTCATGAGCCGTGACGATGTCGAAGGCCTCGCACGGATCGACAACGGATCTGAGTGGACGCTGGACCGCTGGGATCATACGCTCGCGCGTTTCTGGGCGGAACATGAATGGATCCGAACGGACCAGGAAGCACGTTCCGCACGCTATGTGAGCATCAACGAACATCCAAGCCGTGAGGATGTCCTCCTCGAAGGGGCAGACACCGGTCAGGCGGACGTCGTCGACGAGGCTCCCGAGGGGTCATACTGGCTGGTCACCCAGACAATTGTTGATTCCGATGACGCCCTCGACTGGCGCATGAGCGCACTCGTGGATGTCGCTGCATCGAACGACCGTCACGCCGCGGTGATCCAGATGCTCACGGTTGCTCCCCGGTAG
- a CDS encoding alanine/glycine:cation symporter family protein: protein MKGIRTVEALADGILQVADWVTLHITVWVLLGAGLYLTICSGAVQIRFFPRMVKTVLSSRKGAEGGISSFQAFAISLAARVGIGNVFGVAAALLMGGPGAVFWMWVVALVGMATAFFEATLAQVFKVRANDGTFRGGPAFYIARGMKSRVMAKVFAVITVVTCGFVITSVQSNAVASTLTSVFGEAANQPIPGFGEISAADLTVAGLIFVFTAMVIFGGIRQVARVTEWMAPIMAIIYVVMVFIICVLNAGRFGEVVGQIFSSAFAPQPLVGGLGGGILAAVINGTKRGLFSNEAGQGTAPNAAATATVAHPVSQGFIQSLGVFVDTIIVCTTTAFVILIAGPEVWGGEDVNPANLTTLAVAHELGTWTVVPMAILIFVLAFSSIIAAYVYSDTNMTFLTGQKTWSTWSIRVLSVLSATAGAVLSLDLVWNAVDIAMAVMTVTNLVALVWLSKWGIGALRDYVAQRRDGIEEPVFVGQDNAFLPGDVPGDVWAKHSADDHRE, encoded by the coding sequence ATGAAGGGAATAAGAACAGTGGAAGCGCTCGCCGATGGCATCCTCCAAGTAGCAGACTGGGTGACCCTCCATATCACTGTCTGGGTTCTCCTCGGCGCAGGCCTCTATCTGACGATCTGCTCTGGAGCCGTCCAGATTCGCTTCTTCCCCCGCATGGTCAAAACGGTTTTGTCGTCGCGCAAGGGAGCCGAGGGCGGGATCTCCTCCTTCCAAGCTTTCGCGATCTCCCTAGCCGCACGCGTGGGAATCGGCAACGTTTTCGGCGTTGCCGCAGCTCTCCTCATGGGTGGACCTGGCGCTGTGTTCTGGATGTGGGTCGTTGCCCTCGTCGGAATGGCAACGGCGTTCTTCGAGGCCACTTTGGCGCAGGTTTTCAAGGTCCGCGCCAACGACGGAACTTTCCGCGGAGGCCCGGCCTTTTACATTGCCCGTGGAATGAAGAGCCGCGTCATGGCGAAGGTCTTCGCCGTGATCACCGTTGTCACCTGTGGTTTCGTCATCACCTCTGTTCAGTCAAACGCGGTGGCGTCCACGCTCACGTCGGTCTTCGGCGAAGCAGCTAACCAACCGATCCCCGGCTTCGGTGAGATTTCCGCTGCCGACCTGACGGTTGCCGGTCTGATCTTCGTGTTCACTGCGATGGTGATTTTTGGCGGAATCCGCCAGGTCGCCCGCGTCACCGAATGGATGGCTCCGATCATGGCGATCATCTATGTCGTCATGGTGTTCATCATCTGCGTCCTCAACGCAGGACGTTTCGGTGAAGTCGTCGGTCAAATCTTCTCTTCAGCCTTCGCCCCGCAGCCCCTGGTTGGTGGCCTAGGCGGCGGCATTCTCGCCGCCGTCATCAACGGAACGAAACGCGGCCTCTTCTCCAACGAGGCCGGTCAGGGAACAGCCCCGAACGCTGCGGCCACTGCCACGGTTGCTCACCCCGTGAGCCAAGGTTTCATTCAATCCCTCGGTGTCTTCGTTGACACGATCATCGTGTGCACGACAACGGCTTTCGTCATCCTGATTGCCGGTCCGGAAGTTTGGGGTGGCGAGGACGTCAACCCTGCGAACCTGACAACGCTTGCCGTGGCACATGAGTTGGGGACGTGGACCGTTGTTCCTATGGCAATCCTCATCTTCGTTCTGGCGTTCTCGTCGATCATCGCAGCGTATGTGTACTCCGATACGAATATGACGTTCCTCACGGGGCAAAAGACCTGGTCAACGTGGTCAATCCGCGTGCTCTCGGTCCTTTCTGCAACGGCCGGTGCCGTCCTCTCCCTCGATCTCGTGTGGAACGCCGTCGATATTGCGATGGCCGTCATGACAGTGACGAACCTCGTCGCCCTCGTGTGGCTCTCGAAATGGGGAATCGGGGCGCTGCGTGACTACGTCGCTCAGCGACGTGATGGCATTGAGGAACCGGTCTTTGTTGGTCAAGACAACGCCTTCCTTCCCGGAGATGTTCCCGGCGACGTGTGGGCGAAGCATTCAGCCGACGACCACCGGGAATAG
- a CDS encoding fumarylacetoacetate hydrolase family protein produces the protein MRIVRFSDGDTPRYGALDDDSNRIVVLKGDPLFNPVEPDGRIVELDEVRLLSPVIPRSKVVGIGKNYADHAREMGGEAPARPVIFLKPNTSVIGPDDPIARPSWSSEVHYEGELAVIIKSLAKDVPLDRVDDVILGYTCANDVTARDAQRNDGQWTRAKGFDTSCPLGPWIIVDPELDVNNLHIETRVNGEIKQSDSTASMITPVKELVAYVSTIFTLLPGDIIITGTPAGIGPIDAGQRVEVEIEGIGTLSNPVVNAS, from the coding sequence ATGAGAATTGTTCGCTTTTCCGATGGAGATACTCCTCGCTACGGTGCCCTGGATGACGACTCGAACCGAATCGTCGTTCTCAAAGGTGATCCGCTGTTCAACCCTGTCGAACCAGATGGTCGCATCGTCGAACTCGATGAAGTGCGCCTGCTGTCCCCGGTGATTCCCCGGTCGAAAGTTGTGGGTATCGGCAAGAACTACGCTGACCACGCGCGTGAAATGGGTGGGGAAGCCCCGGCTCGCCCCGTCATCTTCCTCAAACCCAACACGTCGGTCATCGGCCCAGACGATCCGATTGCGCGTCCGAGCTGGTCATCGGAGGTTCATTACGAGGGCGAGCTCGCGGTAATCATCAAGTCGCTGGCCAAAGACGTTCCGCTTGACCGCGTGGACGATGTCATCTTGGGATACACGTGCGCCAACGACGTGACCGCACGCGACGCGCAGCGCAACGACGGTCAGTGGACACGCGCGAAGGGATTCGACACATCGTGCCCCCTTGGGCCGTGGATCATTGTTGACCCCGAACTCGACGTCAACAACCTGCACATCGAGACACGCGTCAACGGTGAAATCAAACAATCGGATTCCACTGCCTCAATGATCACCCCGGTCAAAGAACTCGTTGCGTACGTATCGACGATCTTCACCCTGCTCCCAGGTGACATCATCATCACGGGGACGCCCGCCGGAATCGGCCCGATCGACGCCGGGCAGCGAGTTGAGGTGGAGATCGAAGGTATCGGCACCTTGTCCAACCCCGTTGTCAACGCCTCGTAA
- a CDS encoding MalY/PatB family protein, with protein MSVQTFTPQQLRDTGSLKWTGITRSNGDPTIGAWVAEMDFGTAPEVSKVMKDAIDNGLLGYQPPWLEGAIQEATASFQAQRFGWDIAPSDVRLVASVLPALKETIRRCVRPGAPIIVPTPAYMPFLTIPGALDHPVIEVPSLRTPSISTSGDEDEATLPYAASVSPKEWILDLDGIRRGLEAGAGLVILCNPWNPTGRVLSRDELEALGHLVSQYDALVFSDEIHSPLIIDPTVTFTSYARLSPTFAAHTVTATAASKGWNIAGLPSAQVILPDAALREKWDTFGSEVAHGANVIGTLGAIAAYTSADAWQREVIDIIRSNADDAEKATAGTPIDYVRPQGTYLTWWGFDGVDLGGLSPAKALREGPGIGVNAGLSLGADYAQWARINLACSPDVARTIIDGALSLL; from the coding sequence ATGAGCGTCCAGACCTTTACTCCCCAGCAGCTACGCGACACCGGTTCCCTCAAGTGGACGGGAATCACCCGGTCAAACGGCGATCCAACAATTGGCGCATGGGTTGCAGAAATGGATTTCGGCACCGCGCCGGAGGTCTCGAAGGTCATGAAGGACGCGATTGACAATGGGCTCCTGGGATATCAGCCTCCCTGGCTTGAAGGCGCAATTCAGGAAGCAACAGCATCGTTCCAGGCGCAACGTTTCGGCTGGGATATCGCCCCCTCGGACGTGCGTCTGGTCGCCTCGGTTTTGCCCGCGCTCAAAGAAACAATCAGACGCTGTGTGCGCCCAGGAGCGCCCATCATCGTTCCCACTCCCGCATACATGCCTTTCCTGACGATCCCCGGGGCTTTGGATCATCCCGTCATTGAGGTTCCTTCCCTGCGCACCCCCTCAATCTCTACTTCGGGGGACGAGGACGAGGCGACCCTCCCCTACGCAGCGTCTGTTTCTCCCAAAGAGTGGATTCTTGACCTCGACGGGATCCGACGCGGCCTCGAAGCCGGAGCCGGACTGGTGATCCTGTGCAACCCGTGGAACCCGACGGGTCGTGTGCTGTCCAGGGATGAACTTGAAGCTCTGGGCCACCTCGTCAGTCAGTACGATGCGCTCGTTTTTTCCGACGAAATCCACTCTCCTCTCATCATCGATCCCACGGTGACATTCACGTCCTACGCACGTCTTAGCCCGACATTTGCCGCCCACACGGTCACGGCAACAGCCGCCTCAAAAGGGTGGAACATCGCGGGACTCCCCTCCGCGCAGGTCATCTTGCCCGACGCAGCGCTGCGGGAGAAGTGGGATACATTCGGGTCCGAAGTTGCCCACGGTGCGAATGTCATCGGCACTCTCGGAGCGATTGCGGCCTACACCTCGGCAGATGCCTGGCAACGAGAGGTGATTGACATCATCCGCTCGAATGCCGACGACGCCGAGAAAGCAACTGCGGGAACACCAATCGATTATGTTCGTCCCCAGGGCACATACCTCACGTGGTGGGGTTTCGACGGCGTTGACTTAGGTGGGCTTTCTCCGGCGAAGGCACTGCGAGAGGGCCCGGGGATCGGTGTCAATGCCGGCCTGTCCTTGGGTGCCGACTACGCGCAGTGGGCACGGATCAATCTGGCGTGCTCCCCCGATGTTGCACGCACGATCATCGACGGGGCGCTCTCTTTGCTGTGA